One window of Akkermansia biwaensis genomic DNA carries:
- a CDS encoding heavy metal translocating P-type ATPase produces the protein MSKEHSHEHAFEEMSCGTGCCCSGGSCGTEGAIRPVPAILGIALFAAALVAGGDTWFGLAAYAGAYLLIGWDVLKTAFIGLRHGRAMDENFLMSIASLGAMFLGDYSEAVGVMLFYRVGEYLQERAVGSSRRSVRELMKLRPDAVHVKEDGIVRDLPPAEVEPGTLIEVRAGERIPLDGVIVGGHSVLDTSAMTGESLPVEAGEGTSVMAGYINGQGVLYVRTDRDWKHSALARVQELVEAASGNKSRIEGRLSRFSRIYTPLVIAIAVLVFLCYPFVTGGSWGDGLFRALVLLVISCPCALVLSVPLGFFAGIGRAARNGILVKGSSYLDALRKVKTVVFDKTGTLTEGVFAVDEVLPCAGVSPESLLYWAAHAESAASHPLGRSIVKAYGGALFPERVADMVEMTGGGVSARVEGRSVLAGKKTFLKDAGVAVDDLEERGATIYVALDGVLLGRLRMSDQVKPGAALAVRELRDLGVNRLVMLTGDSSSAGREVGDRLGLDEVFSGLMPAEKLEHIQELKGVDGLVAFVGDGMNDAPSLAGADIGIAMGGVGSDAALQAADVVLMKGDPVSVPEAIRLSMATERIIVQNIVMILGIKILVMVLGILGLAGMWAAVMADVGVCLLAVGNSMRIFRVKTRQGKE, from the coding sequence ATGAGCAAGGAACATTCCCACGAACACGCTTTTGAAGAAATGTCCTGCGGGACCGGGTGTTGCTGCTCGGGAGGTTCCTGCGGAACGGAAGGGGCAATCAGGCCCGTGCCCGCCATCCTGGGGATAGCCCTGTTTGCCGCGGCTCTGGTGGCGGGGGGCGATACCTGGTTCGGCTTGGCGGCGTATGCGGGAGCCTATCTGCTGATCGGGTGGGATGTCTTGAAAACGGCTTTTATCGGACTGAGGCACGGGCGCGCCATGGATGAAAACTTCCTGATGAGCATCGCTTCCCTGGGAGCCATGTTCCTGGGGGATTATTCCGAGGCCGTGGGGGTAATGCTTTTTTACCGGGTGGGGGAATACCTCCAGGAGCGCGCCGTGGGGAGTTCCCGCCGTTCCGTCAGGGAACTGATGAAATTGAGGCCGGATGCGGTACATGTGAAAGAGGACGGCATCGTCCGGGACCTCCCTCCGGCGGAGGTGGAGCCGGGTACCCTGATTGAAGTGAGGGCCGGGGAGCGCATCCCTCTGGACGGCGTGATCGTGGGCGGCCATTCCGTGCTGGACACTTCCGCCATGACCGGGGAATCCCTGCCGGTGGAGGCGGGGGAGGGAACCTCCGTCATGGCCGGATACATCAACGGCCAGGGCGTACTGTACGTGCGCACGGACCGTGACTGGAAGCACTCCGCCCTGGCGCGGGTGCAGGAACTGGTGGAAGCCGCTTCCGGCAATAAGTCCCGCATTGAGGGAAGGCTGAGCAGGTTTTCCCGCATTTATACGCCGCTGGTTATCGCCATTGCCGTCCTGGTGTTTCTGTGCTACCCCTTTGTGACTGGCGGAAGCTGGGGAGACGGCCTTTTCCGCGCCCTGGTGCTGCTGGTGATTTCCTGTCCGTGCGCCCTAGTGCTGTCCGTCCCCCTGGGTTTCTTTGCCGGGATAGGCCGGGCGGCGCGCAACGGAATCCTGGTGAAGGGCAGCAGCTATCTGGATGCGCTGCGCAAGGTAAAGACCGTGGTGTTTGACAAGACGGGGACGCTGACGGAAGGCGTGTTTGCCGTGGATGAAGTTCTGCCGTGCGCCGGGGTATCCCCGGAAAGCCTGCTGTACTGGGCGGCCCACGCGGAAAGCGCCGCTTCCCATCCTCTGGGCCGTTCCATTGTGAAAGCGTATGGAGGCGCCCTGTTTCCGGAGCGTGTGGCGGATATGGTGGAAATGACGGGCGGAGGCGTTTCCGCCCGGGTGGAGGGCAGGTCCGTTCTGGCGGGCAAGAAGACATTTTTGAAGGATGCCGGTGTGGCGGTCGATGACCTGGAGGAACGCGGTGCCACGATTTACGTGGCCCTGGACGGAGTGCTGCTGGGGCGTCTGCGCATGTCCGACCAGGTGAAGCCCGGAGCGGCCCTGGCCGTCAGGGAATTGAGGGATTTGGGCGTAAACAGGCTGGTCATGCTGACGGGGGATTCTTCCTCCGCCGGTAGGGAAGTGGGGGACAGGCTGGGACTGGATGAAGTATTCAGCGGCCTGATGCCGGCGGAGAAACTGGAGCATATCCAGGAGTTGAAAGGCGTAGATGGCCTGGTAGCCTTTGTGGGGGACGGCATGAATGACGCGCCGTCCCTGGCCGGGGCGGACATAGGCATCGCCATGGGTGGAGTGGGATCGGATGCCGCCCTTCAGGCGGCGGACGTGGTGCTGATGAAAGGTGATCCCGTATCCGTCCCGGAAGCCATCCGCCTTTCCATGGCAACGGAGCGCATCATTGTGCAGAACATCGTCATGATTCTGGGAATCAAGATATTGGTCATGGTTCTCGGTATTCTGGGCCTGGCCGGCATGTGGGCCGCCGTGATGGCGGACGTGGGCGTTTGCCTGCTTGCCGTCGGCAACTCCATGCGCATTTTCCGCGTAAAAACCCGGCAGGGAAAGGAATAA
- the coaE gene encoding dephospho-CoA kinase (Dephospho-CoA kinase (CoaE) performs the final step in coenzyme A biosynthesis.) — translation MKTLVVTGGIATGKSTAIRLLMEMGAPHLRLFDCDAEAGRLLDSGLLKDALIRAFGPGSVDGAGRADRHFLRELVFRNPESRKILEGLIHPLLHQECLAQMQAARQNAAVNGFVIDVPLFFETSARYHQDAVCVVAVSRETQKARLALRNGFREDMIEAILAAQHPIMGKVAKADFVIWNEGPPSLLQQQTQRFHQHFFHD, via the coding sequence ATGAAAACACTGGTCGTCACCGGCGGAATCGCCACAGGCAAATCCACAGCCATCCGCCTGCTCATGGAAATGGGCGCACCGCATCTGCGCCTGTTTGACTGTGATGCGGAAGCAGGCAGACTGCTGGACAGCGGCCTTCTGAAAGACGCCCTTATCCGGGCGTTCGGCCCCGGCAGCGTGGACGGCGCGGGACGGGCGGACAGACATTTCCTGAGAGAGCTGGTCTTCCGCAATCCGGAAAGCAGAAAAATTCTGGAAGGACTTATTCATCCCCTGCTGCACCAAGAATGTCTTGCGCAAATGCAGGCGGCGCGGCAGAATGCGGCGGTAAACGGGTTTGTCATTGACGTGCCGCTGTTTTTTGAAACATCGGCGCGCTACCATCAGGATGCCGTATGCGTGGTAGCCGTTTCCCGGGAAACGCAAAAGGCTCGCCTAGCCCTCAGGAACGGATTCCGCGAGGATATGATTGAGGCTATTCTGGCCGCCCAGCATCCCATTATGGGAAAGGTGGCCAAAGCCGATTTCGTGATCTGGAACGAAGGCCCCCCCTCCCTGCTCCAACAACAAACCCAAAGATTTCATCAACACTTTTTCCATGACTGA
- a CDS encoding Amuc_1099 family pilus-like system protein yields the protein MSEKQNYDKILMVSGIVLGLGVAAYGAWTFMKLDDQYKFTTRVSEKPVEPPSGIKKAETVNQEISASHELKPIVQETQEYVGFVAPNLWIKTGGTEPFDIVSGPPIHGNIPNKWFLDNGLEDIFIYSDVLTRDPDNDGFTVQEEYEAKTHPNDPNSHPPLINKLYVDEIKQFGFYLVFSQADGNDFTFKGQNRARQDLWRSTVQLNGQFGARKNTNEKPRFELVSVANKEFKNESLNMVETDPEATVKDLKPTKNGQTYTVRRGAKYFIPIIDKKVNLTIAAGPKRDTSFEVEEGADFQIPGDTKQTYTLKTVDNATQTVTIANKTTGEQTTLSKKK from the coding sequence ATGTCTGAAAAACAAAACTACGACAAGATCCTGATGGTCTCCGGCATCGTTCTGGGCCTGGGGGTGGCCGCTTACGGCGCCTGGACCTTCATGAAGCTGGACGACCAGTACAAATTTACCACCCGTGTTTCGGAAAAACCCGTGGAACCGCCCTCCGGCATCAAGAAGGCGGAAACAGTCAACCAGGAAATCTCCGCTTCCCACGAACTCAAACCCATCGTCCAGGAAACCCAGGAATATGTGGGGTTCGTTGCCCCCAACCTCTGGATCAAGACGGGGGGGACGGAACCCTTCGATATCGTGTCCGGACCGCCCATTCACGGGAATATCCCCAATAAATGGTTCCTGGACAACGGGCTGGAAGACATTTTCATTTATTCGGATGTCTTGACCCGTGACCCGGACAACGACGGCTTTACCGTCCAGGAGGAATACGAGGCCAAAACGCATCCCAACGATCCCAACAGCCACCCGCCTCTCATCAACAAACTGTATGTGGACGAAATCAAGCAGTTCGGCTTTTACCTGGTCTTCTCACAGGCGGACGGCAACGATTTCACCTTCAAGGGGCAAAATCGCGCCAGACAGGACCTGTGGAGAAGCACCGTCCAGCTCAACGGCCAGTTCGGGGCCAGGAAGAACACGAATGAAAAGCCCAGGTTCGAGCTTGTCAGCGTGGCCAACAAGGAATTCAAGAATGAAAGCCTCAACATGGTGGAAACGGACCCCGAAGCGACCGTCAAGGATTTGAAGCCGACCAAGAACGGCCAAACCTACACGGTCAGAAGGGGAGCCAAGTATTTCATACCCATCATTGATAAGAAAGTAAACCTTACTATTGCCGCCGGTCCCAAACGGGATACCAGCTTTGAAGTAGAGGAAGGCGCCGACTTCCAGATACCCGGTGACACCAAGCAGACTTACACGCTGAAAACCGTTGATAATGCAACGCAAACCGTAACCATTGCCAACAAAACAACAGGAGAACAAACAACACTGAGCAAGAAAAAATAG
- the rho gene encoding transcription termination factor Rho, translating to MTEERENKPLPDEEIPQADSAQNAPAPEQALPVLLPAPAEESAPDVPSTPESAQEEPESRPILEQIDINELRRRPLNDLQEMAETLPIRNSSSLTKSQLVFELGRQLLAKGHEVVVSGVMEQAKDNYAMLRDPVKSFRTSPDDIYLGGNLIKPLHLRVGQLIKVRLRKLRPHDKYLSASAVISVEGIPAEEYRASQDFERLTPLFPKERLLLENKEVNSAAMRVLDLMTPFGKGQRGLIVAPPRGGKTVLLKTIARSIRANYPQVELIVLLLDERPEEVTDFEETVDAPVYASTFDEPSRRHAQVSDLVIERAKRLVEMGRDVVILLDSLTRLARGYNANQTGGRIMSGGLGSNALEKPRKFFSAARNVEEGGSLTIIATCLVDTESRMDEVIFEEFKGTGNLEIRLDRELSERRIYPAISLSQSGTRNDDRLYNEQEFVKIMQLRRQLAIKPGWEGLQALLQNISKTQNNAELLLTGLR from the coding sequence ATGACTGAAGAACGCGAAAACAAGCCGCTCCCCGACGAAGAAATTCCCCAGGCCGACTCCGCACAGAACGCGCCCGCTCCGGAACAGGCTCTTCCGGTCCTGCTCCCCGCCCCGGCGGAAGAGAGCGCTCCGGACGTGCCGTCCACCCCGGAATCCGCGCAGGAGGAACCGGAATCCCGGCCCATTCTGGAACAGATCGACATCAACGAACTGCGCCGGCGGCCCCTGAACGACCTCCAGGAAATGGCGGAAACCCTCCCCATCCGGAACTCCTCCTCCCTCACCAAGTCACAGCTTGTGTTCGAACTGGGCAGGCAGCTTCTCGCCAAGGGCCATGAAGTAGTCGTCTCCGGTGTCATGGAGCAGGCCAAGGACAATTACGCCATGCTGAGGGATCCGGTCAAAAGTTTCCGCACATCCCCGGACGATATTTACCTGGGCGGCAACCTGATCAAGCCCCTGCATCTGCGCGTGGGCCAGTTGATCAAGGTCAGGCTGCGCAAGCTGAGGCCCCATGACAAATACCTCTCCGCCTCCGCCGTCATCAGCGTGGAAGGCATTCCCGCGGAAGAATACAGGGCGTCCCAGGATTTTGAACGCCTCACCCCCCTCTTCCCCAAGGAACGCCTGCTGCTGGAAAACAAGGAGGTCAATTCAGCGGCCATGCGCGTGCTGGACCTGATGACGCCCTTCGGCAAAGGGCAGCGCGGACTCATCGTGGCGCCTCCCCGCGGCGGCAAGACCGTTCTTCTGAAAACGATCGCGCGCTCCATCAGGGCCAACTATCCCCAGGTGGAACTGATCGTTCTTCTTCTGGACGAACGCCCGGAGGAAGTGACCGATTTTGAAGAGACCGTGGACGCCCCGGTTTATGCCTCCACCTTTGACGAACCTTCCCGCCGCCATGCCCAGGTCTCCGACCTCGTCATCGAACGCGCCAAGCGCCTGGTGGAAATGGGCCGGGACGTCGTGATCCTGCTGGACTCCCTGACCCGCCTGGCACGCGGCTACAATGCCAATCAAACGGGCGGCCGCATCATGTCCGGCGGTCTCGGCTCCAATGCCCTGGAAAAACCCCGCAAATTCTTTTCCGCCGCGCGCAATGTGGAGGAAGGCGGCAGCCTGACCATCATCGCTACCTGCCTGGTGGACACGGAATCCAGGATGGACGAAGTGATCTTCGAGGAGTTCAAGGGTACGGGCAATCTGGAAATCCGCCTGGACAGGGAACTTTCCGAACGGCGCATTTATCCGGCCATTTCCCTTTCCCAAAGCGGCACCCGCAATGACGACAGGCTGTATAACGAACAGGAGTTCGTCAAAATCATGCAGCTCCGCCGCCAGCTTGCCATAAAACCCGGCTGGGAGGGTCTTCAGGCCCTGCTGCAAAATATTTCCAAAACCCAGAACAACGCGGAGCTGCTTCTGACCGGCCTGCGTTAA
- a CDS encoding Amuc_1098 family type IV pilus outer membrane protein, with protein sequence MDHAPLYQSKRSLIALMAIAASCPFAQAGEDYGSVGASSALGTSYAGYYAAGQSDAARRAMARREAQTQEAMQLLSEGRELYREGKYKEALDKFNAAYSTLPAAPVNDQRRQAIANNIGDASIAVAQEYIKVGRYDEADKLLQDAIRLNPKKAALAKQTLEYMKDPIRTNPALTPEHVKNVEKVNTLLHMAYGYYDLGEYDKAIAEFNKVLTIDRYNVAARRGMETVNRRRSAYYRAAYDETRSSMLAEVDQIWERPIPVEIPDGPENIGPGPDTGVSGATANLMKLKSIIIPSVSFEDTTVEDAIDYLRRKSVELDRTGVNGERGINFVINDAQPVGTTPVATVPADDPGFGEDGMESTEPAPVAAAPQESIRTRKIGQLKLTNVPMLEVLNFICRNAGLRQKVEDYAVTILPAGGNDVDLYQRTFPVPPGFLRSLSSSLGGGDDGGDTDPFGSGDSSSSSIKPLPSAYNLLKKAGVQFPEGASAIFSASNGTLIVRNTQGNLDLIEQLIEQTRGESQQVRIMTKFVEVTQENTEELGFDWIVTPFSVSNDRSTFLGGGTSEGSGLNSSDFTQSPGGVSGWPVNSTNTDSHGNGLVNGLVGGNRTGDFAISKNSVDNLLNSTNRSEATQKSPAPGIMSLTGIYDEGSFQMLMRGLSQKKGSDVLTAPSVTAKSGETAKIEIIREFWYPTEYEPPELPNNVSSWGGNNNRNNILDDVLNNNPAQVTSFPVTPATPGVFEMKPVGVTLEVVPTIAENKYIIDLSFKPSIVEFEGFVNYGSPIQSTGVGSDGKPMSLTLTENRIEQPIFSKRSVETSLFIYDGHTVAIGGLITENVQTVEDKVPIFGDLPLVGRFFRSNSDNHIKKNLMIFVTGQIIDATGQPVRGNSLPTTAAGAENALPSTEGGLLPPIM encoded by the coding sequence ATGGACCACGCACCACTTTATCAATCGAAGCGTTCTCTGATCGCGCTGATGGCCATTGCCGCGTCCTGCCCTTTTGCGCAGGCCGGTGAGGATTACGGCAGCGTCGGAGCCTCCAGCGCCTTGGGTACCTCCTATGCTGGATACTATGCTGCGGGCCAATCAGACGCGGCACGCCGCGCCATGGCACGCCGCGAGGCTCAAACCCAGGAAGCAATGCAGCTCCTTTCCGAAGGCCGTGAATTGTACCGCGAAGGCAAGTACAAGGAAGCCCTGGACAAATTCAATGCCGCCTACAGCACGCTGCCCGCCGCACCGGTCAACGACCAGCGCAGGCAAGCCATCGCCAACAACATTGGCGACGCCAGCATCGCCGTTGCGCAGGAATACATCAAGGTAGGCCGCTATGATGAAGCCGACAAGCTCCTCCAGGACGCCATCCGGCTCAATCCCAAGAAAGCCGCGCTTGCCAAACAGACGCTCGAATACATGAAGGACCCGATTCGCACGAATCCGGCGCTCACTCCCGAACACGTCAAGAACGTGGAAAAGGTGAACACCCTCCTTCACATGGCCTATGGTTACTATGACCTCGGCGAATATGATAAAGCCATCGCCGAATTCAACAAGGTTCTTACGATTGACCGCTACAACGTTGCGGCGCGCCGCGGCATGGAAACGGTAAACCGACGCAGGTCCGCCTATTACCGCGCTGCGTACGACGAAACCCGCAGCTCCATGCTGGCGGAAGTGGACCAGATCTGGGAACGCCCCATTCCGGTTGAAATTCCGGATGGCCCGGAGAATATCGGCCCTGGTCCCGACACCGGAGTCAGCGGCGCCACCGCCAACCTGATGAAGCTCAAGAGCATCATCATTCCCTCCGTTTCCTTTGAAGACACCACGGTGGAAGATGCCATCGACTACCTGCGCAGGAAGTCCGTGGAACTGGACCGTACCGGCGTAAACGGAGAACGCGGCATCAACTTTGTCATCAATGACGCCCAGCCCGTGGGCACCACTCCCGTGGCCACCGTTCCTGCGGATGATCCCGGCTTTGGTGAAGACGGCATGGAATCCACGGAACCCGCTCCGGTGGCGGCAGCTCCCCAGGAAAGCATCCGCACCCGCAAGATCGGCCAGTTGAAGCTCACCAACGTTCCGATGCTGGAAGTGCTCAACTTCATCTGCCGCAATGCTGGCCTGCGCCAGAAAGTGGAAGACTATGCCGTCACCATCCTTCCCGCCGGCGGCAATGACGTGGACCTGTACCAGCGTACATTCCCCGTGCCTCCCGGCTTCCTCCGTTCCCTGTCCAGTTCTCTGGGCGGCGGCGACGACGGTGGCGACACCGATCCCTTCGGAAGCGGCGACAGCTCCTCCTCCAGTATCAAGCCCCTGCCTTCCGCTTACAACCTGCTCAAGAAAGCCGGTGTGCAGTTCCCGGAAGGGGCATCCGCCATCTTCAGCGCCAGCAACGGTACCCTCATTGTCCGCAACACGCAGGGCAACCTGGACCTCATTGAACAGCTTATTGAGCAAACCCGCGGTGAATCCCAGCAGGTGCGCATCATGACCAAGTTCGTGGAAGTAACCCAGGAAAACACGGAAGAACTCGGCTTTGACTGGATTGTCACTCCGTTCTCCGTCAGCAATGACCGCAGCACCTTCCTGGGCGGCGGCACCAGCGAAGGTTCCGGACTCAATTCCAGCGATTTCACCCAGTCTCCCGGCGGCGTCAGCGGCTGGCCCGTAAACAGCACCAACACGGACTCACACGGAAACGGCCTGGTGAACGGCCTGGTGGGCGGCAACCGCACAGGCGACTTCGCCATCTCCAAGAACTCCGTGGACAACCTGCTCAACAGCACCAACCGTTCCGAAGCCACGCAGAAGAGCCCGGCTCCCGGCATCATGTCCCTCACGGGCATTTATGATGAAGGCTCCTTCCAGATGCTGATGCGCGGCCTGTCCCAGAAGAAGGGTTCCGACGTCCTCACCGCTCCGAGCGTTACCGCCAAGTCCGGCGAAACGGCCAAAATTGAGATCATCCGCGAATTCTGGTATCCCACCGAATACGAACCCCCGGAACTTCCCAACAACGTCAGCAGCTGGGGCGGCAACAACAACCGGAACAATATTCTGGACGATGTCCTCAATAACAATCCGGCCCAGGTGACCAGCTTCCCCGTCACTCCCGCCACTCCCGGCGTGTTTGAAATGAAGCCCGTCGGCGTTACCCTGGAAGTGGTGCCCACCATCGCGGAGAACAAGTACATCATTGACTTGAGCTTCAAGCCCAGCATCGTGGAATTTGAAGGCTTCGTGAACTACGGCAGCCCGATTCAATCCACCGGCGTGGGTTCCGACGGCAAGCCGATGTCTCTGACCCTGACGGAAAACCGCATTGAGCAGCCGATCTTCTCCAAGCGTTCCGTTGAAACGTCCCTGTTCATCTACGACGGCCACACCGTGGCAATCGGTGGTTTGATCACGGAAAACGTCCAGACGGTGGAAGACAAGGTGCCTATCTTTGGCGACCTGCCCCTCGTCGGCCGCTTCTTCCGCAGCAACTCCGACAACCACATCAAGAAAAATCTGATGATCTTCGTGACCGGTCAGATCATTGATGCCACCGGCCAGCCTGTCCGCGGGAATTCCCTCCCGACGACTGCCGCCGGCGCGGAAAACGCGTTGCCGTCCACTGAAGGAGGCCTGTTGCCTCCTATTATGTAG